In Thauera sedimentorum, a single genomic region encodes these proteins:
- a CDS encoding AzlD domain-containing protein: MSEGLWLWLTLAAIGSTTILTRGSFIIPGERARLPATLQRALRYAPAAALAALIAPDLLLAGGEFAPLNPKLAAGIVVILVCTSLRNPWLPFIAGMGVLLLLRKGFGL, from the coding sequence ATGAGCGAAGGACTCTGGCTGTGGCTGACCCTGGCTGCCATCGGCAGCACCACCATACTGACCCGCGGCAGCTTCATCATCCCGGGCGAGCGCGCCCGCCTGCCGGCCACCCTGCAGCGCGCGCTGCGCTACGCACCGGCCGCCGCGCTGGCCGCCCTGATCGCCCCCGACCTGCTGCTGGCCGGCGGCGAGTTCGCCCCACTCAACCCCAAGCTCGCCGCGGGGATCGTGGTCATCCTGGTATGCACCAGCCTGCGCAACCCCTGGCTGCCCTTCATTGCCGGCATGGGGGTGCTGCTGTTGCTGCGCAAGGGATTCGGCCTGTAG
- a CDS encoding AAA family ATPase, with translation MKLTRIRIEQLRQFRTALEIADLAPGLNLFTGPNEAGKSTVVAAIRAAFFERHRSSSVDDLRPWNEPAAAPTVELDFELDGQPCHLAKTFLARKRCTLQIGRESLDGEEAENRLAELLGYQHAGRGASKAEHWGIPGLLWIEQGAAQELREAVGHATDHLRGALNESLGEVAASGGDELLGAVEAQRNELLTEAGGRPRGAYKEALDKEGALAAELARLDDEIARYRERVDALAALRREHAADEAEQPWRGFRVQQQQAEARLQATHELQAALAAERQRAAQIESRAGLLRAQLDGFARDDQALAARGAELEAARQASAAATAPAGQWQSRLEQAGRELEAARNILRLARQRDERTRLARDAEAARRQLESAAAQLREADAAQARVQALQREAASAAIRPADLKTLRAQARELADIDIRRGAAATRLSYALEPGRQIELGGQTLTGSGETRVLAATTLVLPGLGRLEIAPGGSDLAALAARAAELADAQGALLARLGLDSLEAAEARELAYARLQNELAAAQATLQALAPHGVDALRTEHAALAARAEELAQALGRLPAPSDTTTELLTATEAEAAEQAAAQSLAALREDAHRAQLAAADARSRLEAAAREHAAAQALCEAPDRAERLAAASRELTDARAEQAALATRVAELERQVAEARPEILQQDVERLRASAEQLEKQYRERRERLLRLEVELQTEGARGQDERRAELARDHAQAARRADELRRRAAALDLLLGLLRDKRRALTRRLQAPLQKHLNRYLQLLFPQAILEIDEDLTPGPLTRPSGAGSESGAFDALSFGAREQMGVIARLAYADLLAEAGRPTLVILDDALVHSDPERLAQMKRVLFDAATRHQILLFTCHPGNWRDLGVAARSLAALRAQ, from the coding sequence ATGAAGCTCACCCGCATCCGCATCGAGCAACTCCGCCAGTTCCGCACGGCGCTGGAAATCGCCGATCTCGCCCCCGGGCTCAATCTGTTCACCGGCCCCAACGAAGCCGGCAAGAGCACCGTGGTCGCCGCCATCCGCGCCGCCTTCTTCGAGCGTCACCGCTCCTCCAGCGTGGACGACCTGCGCCCCTGGAATGAGCCCGCCGCTGCACCCACCGTGGAGCTCGACTTCGAACTCGACGGCCAGCCCTGTCATCTCGCCAAGACCTTCCTCGCGCGCAAGCGCTGCACGCTGCAGATCGGTCGCGAGAGCCTGGACGGCGAGGAGGCCGAGAACCGCCTGGCCGAACTGCTCGGCTACCAGCACGCAGGGCGCGGCGCGAGCAAGGCCGAGCACTGGGGCATCCCCGGCCTGCTGTGGATAGAGCAGGGCGCGGCGCAGGAGCTGCGCGAGGCGGTCGGCCACGCCACCGACCACCTGCGCGGCGCGCTTAACGAATCGCTCGGTGAGGTGGCCGCCAGCGGCGGCGACGAACTTCTGGGCGCGGTGGAAGCGCAGCGCAACGAACTGCTCACCGAAGCCGGCGGGCGCCCGCGCGGCGCTTACAAGGAGGCGCTGGACAAGGAGGGCGCGCTGGCCGCCGAGCTCGCCCGGCTCGACGACGAGATCGCCCGCTACCGCGAGCGCGTCGATGCGCTCGCCGCGCTGCGCCGCGAGCACGCCGCGGACGAGGCCGAGCAGCCCTGGCGCGGCTTCCGCGTCCAGCAACAGCAAGCCGAAGCGCGCCTGCAGGCCACCCACGAGCTGCAGGCAGCGCTGGCTGCCGAACGCCAGCGCGCCGCCCAGATCGAAAGCCGAGCCGGCCTGTTGCGTGCCCAGCTCGACGGCTTCGCGCGCGACGACCAGGCGCTGGCCGCACGCGGCGCCGAACTCGAAGCCGCCCGCCAGGCCAGCGCGGCGGCGACCGCGCCCGCCGGGCAGTGGCAGTCGCGCCTGGAACAGGCCGGGCGCGAGCTGGAGGCCGCCCGCAACATCCTGCGTCTCGCGCGGCAGCGTGATGAACGTACCCGCCTGGCGCGCGACGCCGAAGCCGCGCGCCGGCAGCTGGAGAGCGCCGCCGCCCAGCTGCGCGAAGCCGACGCCGCCCAGGCCCGCGTGCAGGCGCTGCAGCGCGAGGCCGCATCCGCCGCCATCCGCCCCGCCGATCTCAAGACCCTGCGCGCCCAGGCGCGCGAACTGGCCGACATCGACATCCGCCGAGGCGCCGCTGCCACCCGGCTCAGCTATGCGCTGGAGCCGGGCCGACAGATCGAACTGGGCGGGCAGACGCTGACCGGCAGCGGCGAAACCCGCGTGCTGGCCGCCACCACCCTGGTGCTGCCCGGCCTCGGCCGCCTGGAAATCGCCCCTGGCGGCAGCGACCTGGCCGCACTCGCCGCGCGCGCCGCGGAGCTGGCCGATGCGCAGGGCGCGCTGCTCGCCCGGCTTGGACTCGATTCGCTGGAGGCCGCCGAGGCGCGCGAGCTGGCATACGCCCGCTTACAGAACGAGCTCGCCGCCGCCCAGGCCACGCTGCAGGCGCTCGCCCCGCATGGCGTCGATGCGCTGCGCACCGAACATGCGGCGCTGGCCGCCCGCGCCGAGGAGCTCGCCCAGGCCCTCGGCCGCCTGCCGGCGCCGTCCGATACCACCACCGAGCTGCTCACCGCGACCGAGGCCGAAGCCGCCGAGCAGGCCGCCGCACAAAGCCTCGCCGCCCTGCGCGAGGACGCCCACCGCGCCCAGCTCGCCGCCGCCGATGCGCGCAGCCGGCTGGAGGCCGCCGCCCGTGAGCACGCCGCGGCGCAAGCCCTGTGCGAAGCCCCGGATCGCGCCGAACGCCTGGCCGCCGCCAGCCGCGAGCTGACCGACGCGCGCGCCGAGCAGGCCGCGCTCGCCACCCGCGTCGCCGAACTGGAACGCCAGGTCGCCGAGGCCCGCCCCGAGATCCTGCAGCAGGACGTCGAGCGTTTGCGCGCCAGCGCCGAGCAACTGGAGAAGCAATACCGCGAACGCCGCGAGCGCCTGCTGCGCCTGGAAGTGGAGCTGCAGACCGAAGGCGCCCGCGGCCAGGACGAGCGTCGCGCCGAGCTCGCCCGCGACCACGCCCAGGCCGCACGGCGCGCGGACGAGTTGCGCCGCCGCGCCGCCGCGCTCGATCTGCTGCTCGGCCTGCTGCGCGACAAGCGCCGCGCGCTCACCCGCCGCCTGCAGGCCCCGCTGCAGAAGCACCTGAACCGCTACCTGCAACTGCTCTTCCCGCAGGCCATCCTGGAGATCGACGAGGACCTCACCCCCGGCCCGCTGACCCGCCCCAGTGGCGCCGGCAGCGAGAGCGGCGCCTTCGATGCGCTGAGCTTCGGCGCGCGCGAGCAGATGGGGGTGATCGCCCGCCTGGCCTACGCCGACCTGCTCGCCGAAGCCGGCCGCCCCACGCTGGTCATCCTCGACGACGCGCTGGTGCACAGCGACCCCGAGCGCCTCGCGCAGATGAAGCGCGTGCTGTTCGACGCCGCCACCCGCCACCAGATCCTGCTATTCACCTGCCATCCCGGCAACTGGCGCGACCTCGGCGTGGCGGCGCGCTCGCTGGCGGCGCTGCGCGCGCAATGA
- the bfr gene encoding bacterioferritin, giving the protein MKGNKKVIAALNALLADELAARDQYFIHSRMLSEWGLAKAAERIAHEMEDETQHADALIRRILFLEGVPAMSPSKLTVGKDLPDIFTKDLAVEMLVVKNLREAIALCEAEQDYVTREILEKMLDDTEEDHAHWLEQQLGLIKLVGLQNYLQSQMAG; this is encoded by the coding sequence ATGAAAGGAAACAAGAAGGTCATCGCCGCCCTCAACGCACTGCTTGCCGACGAACTGGCAGCGCGCGACCAATACTTCATCCACTCGCGCATGCTCTCCGAATGGGGTCTGGCCAAGGCCGCCGAGCGCATCGCCCACGAGATGGAAGACGAAACCCAGCACGCCGACGCGCTGATCCGCCGCATCCTGTTCCTCGAAGGCGTGCCGGCGATGAGCCCGTCCAAGCTCACCGTCGGCAAGGACCTGCCGGACATCTTCACCAAGGACCTGGCGGTGGAGATGCTGGTGGTCAAGAACCTGCGCGAAGCCATCGCGCTGTGCGAGGCCGAGCAGGACTACGTGACCCGCGAGATCCTCGAGAAGATGCTCGACGACACCGAGGAAGACCACGCCCACTGGCTGGAGCAGCAGCTCGGCCTGATCAAGCTGGTCGGCTTGCAGAACTACCTGCAGTCGCAGATGGCCGGCTGA
- a CDS encoding VOC family protein yields MSLQPFHLAIPVHDLAAARRFYGEVFGLAEGRSSAQWVDFDFFGHQLVIHQHPKTAAQEQAHTNPVDGHDVPVPHFGVVLQWEQWEALAERLRSLGTPFVIEPYVRFKGQVGEQATMFLLDPCGNALEFKAFKDIGQLFAK; encoded by the coding sequence ATGAGCCTGCAGCCCTTCCACCTCGCCATTCCGGTCCATGACCTCGCCGCCGCGCGGCGCTTCTACGGCGAGGTGTTCGGCCTCGCCGAGGGCCGCTCCAGTGCGCAGTGGGTGGATTTCGATTTCTTCGGCCACCAGCTGGTCATCCACCAGCACCCGAAGACGGCCGCCCAGGAGCAGGCGCATACCAACCCGGTGGACGGCCACGACGTGCCGGTGCCGCACTTCGGCGTGGTCCTGCAATGGGAGCAGTGGGAAGCGCTCGCCGAACGCCTGCGCTCGCTGGGCACGCCGTTCGTCATCGAGCCCTATGTGCGCTTCAAGGGCCAGGTCGGCGAGCAGGCCACCATGTTCCTGCTCGATCCCTGCGGCAATGCGCTGGAGTTCAAGGCCTTCAAGGACATCGGCCAGCTGTTCGCCAAGTGA
- a CDS encoding metallophosphoesterase family protein, which yields MPRFLHTADWQIGKLFGQFDADEAALLADERFNAVERLAQLAAVHAVDAVLVAGDVFDAQTVTDRTLHRLFHALGGFSGRWVMIPGNHDAALAESVWTRAARLDAIPANLTVCLSPEPLLLDDARVALLPAPLTQRNTHADLTEWFAAADTPAGYLRVGLAHGSVQGILAEDIDSANPIAAGRAASARLDYLALGDWHGTREIDPRTWYAGTPETDRFRANASGQALLVDIAAPGAPPVVTPVVTGRYRWHSAGAELQVPSDLDLLLERLAAFGPADVVQMEVSGRTDLAGHRRLTDALAQAQGRARSLVADLAALQLEPTEADIEALAADGYLADVVGELQAAQRANDPARAEAARDALALLAGLLAARRPAAGGQAQ from the coding sequence ATGCCCAGATTCCTGCACACCGCCGACTGGCAGATCGGCAAGCTGTTCGGCCAGTTCGACGCCGACGAGGCCGCCCTGCTCGCCGACGAGCGCTTCAACGCGGTCGAACGCCTCGCCCAGCTCGCCGCCGTGCACGCCGTCGATGCAGTGCTGGTTGCCGGCGACGTGTTCGACGCGCAGACCGTCACCGACCGCACCCTGCACCGCCTGTTCCATGCCCTGGGCGGCTTTTCCGGGCGCTGGGTGATGATCCCCGGCAACCACGACGCCGCGCTCGCCGAGTCGGTGTGGACCCGCGCCGCGCGGCTGGATGCCATCCCGGCGAACCTCACGGTCTGCCTCAGCCCCGAGCCGCTGCTGCTGGACGACGCACGCGTGGCCCTGCTGCCCGCGCCGCTCACCCAGCGCAACACCCACGCCGATCTCACCGAATGGTTCGCCGCCGCCGACACCCCGGCCGGCTACCTGCGCGTCGGCCTCGCCCACGGCAGCGTGCAGGGCATCCTCGCCGAGGACATCGACTCGGCCAACCCGATCGCCGCCGGGCGTGCGGCCAGCGCCCGGCTCGACTACCTGGCGCTGGGCGACTGGCACGGCACCCGCGAGATCGACCCGCGCACCTGGTACGCCGGTACGCCGGAGACCGATCGCTTCCGCGCCAACGCCTCAGGCCAGGCCCTGCTGGTCGACATCGCCGCCCCCGGCGCACCGCCGGTGGTGACCCCGGTGGTCACCGGGCGCTACCGCTGGCACAGCGCCGGGGCCGAACTGCAGGTGCCGAGCGATCTCGACCTGCTGCTCGAGCGCCTGGCCGCCTTCGGTCCGGCCGACGTGGTGCAGATGGAAGTGAGCGGACGCACCGATCTCGCCGGCCATCGCCGGCTGACCGATGCGCTCGCGCAGGCCCAGGGCCGCGCGCGCAGCCTGGTGGCCGACCTCGCCGCGCTGCAGCTCGAACCCACCGAGGCGGATATCGAAGCGCTCGCCGCCGACGGCTATCTCGCCGACGTGGTCGGCGAGCTGCAGGCCGCACAACGGGCTAATGACCCGGCCCGTGCCGAGGCGGCACGCGACGCGCTGGCGCTGCTCGCCGGCCTGCTCGCCGCGCGCCGCCCGGCCGCCGGAGGGCAGGCGCAATGA
- a CDS encoding DUF3334 family protein produces MSTQDNPVVYGTEDILRSLCNSVTKVLTVATQSQLHYSGMVQRITRTCLKPDIGCFVLFDGGFSGLVVINFSAPAAMELYEQYMLNMGMSKDELASSHTSDEVSNVMGELMNQIVGDFTGKVARELQTHITQNQPKMLALNKQVMLSVDTNLDEPEARRVTFFTGRNNIFYLELAIDRTEFIKMNDFVADEVPDPDALIDQAGQQARPAAAPAAAEDHDELLKSLGM; encoded by the coding sequence ATGAGCACGCAAGACAACCCGGTGGTGTACGGCACCGAAGACATCCTCAGAAGCCTGTGCAACTCGGTCACCAAGGTGCTGACCGTCGCCACGCAGAGCCAGCTGCATTACTCCGGCATGGTCCAGCGCATCACCCGCACCTGCCTCAAGCCGGACATCGGCTGCTTCGTGCTGTTCGACGGCGGCTTCTCCGGCCTGGTGGTGATCAATTTCTCGGCGCCGGCGGCGATGGAGCTCTACGAGCAGTACATGCTGAACATGGGCATGTCCAAGGACGAACTGGCCAGTTCGCACACCTCGGACGAGGTCAGCAACGTCATGGGCGAGCTGATGAACCAGATCGTCGGCGACTTCACCGGCAAGGTGGCGCGCGAGCTGCAGACCCACATCACCCAGAACCAGCCCAAGATGCTGGCGCTCAACAAGCAGGTGATGCTGAGCGTGGACACCAACCTGGACGAACCGGAAGCGCGCCGGGTGACCTTCTTCACCGGGCGCAACAACATCTTCTACCTCGAACTGGCGATCGACCGCACCGAGTTCATCAAGATGAACGACTTCGTCGCCGACGAGGTGCCCGACCCGGACGCGCTGATCGATCAGGCCGGCCAGCAGGCCCGCCCCGCCGCGGCGCCGGCCGCGGCCGAGGACCACGACGAGCTGCTCAAGTCGCTGGGCATGTAA
- the tpx gene encoding thiol peroxidase, producing the protein MSTVTLGGNPVEVAGSFPAKGAAAPAFCLTGADLQDVGLDAWPGKRKVLNIVPSLDTPTCATSTRKFNAEASKLSNTVVLVISADLPFAAKRFCETEGLANVHTLSTFRNPEFARNWGVAIASGPLTGLTARAVVVLDAADKVIHAQMVPEIKDEPDYAAALAVLG; encoded by the coding sequence ATGAGCACCGTTACCCTGGGTGGCAACCCCGTCGAAGTCGCCGGCAGCTTCCCGGCCAAGGGCGCAGCCGCCCCCGCCTTCTGCCTGACCGGCGCCGACCTGCAGGACGTCGGCCTGGATGCCTGGCCGGGCAAGCGCAAGGTGCTGAACATCGTGCCCAGCCTGGACACCCCCACCTGCGCCACCTCCACCCGCAAGTTCAACGCCGAGGCCTCCAAGCTCAGCAACACCGTGGTGCTGGTGATCTCGGCCGACCTGCCCTTTGCCGCCAAGCGCTTCTGCGAGACCGAAGGGCTGGCCAACGTGCACACCCTGTCCACCTTCCGCAACCCGGAGTTCGCGCGCAACTGGGGCGTGGCCATCGCCTCCGGTCCGCTCACCGGCCTCACCGCGCGCGCGGTGGTGGTGCTGGACGCCGCGGACAAGGTGATCCACGCGCAGATGGTCCCCGAGATCAAGGACGAACCGGACTACGCCGCGGCGCTCGCAGTGCTCGGCTGA
- a CDS encoding DUF1513 domain-containing protein, whose amino-acid sequence MAIDLVRRRLLGAVPAGLLLAQLAAPARAALAGAEPALLTCWADSPERPRRFFAGRSDALASALELPARGHDLAWHPSGDGSAVVAARRPGRFLMRWQVASGRPLAEFDVYDADEDIRLEGHLAFSRDGRLLFATESELIDGQGRVGVYDAHTLERLAAWPTGGIGPHAVQQLADGRIAVANGGILTLPETGRLKRNLDSMDPSLALLDPADGRLLAHYRLPDPWMSVRHIAQAADGRIAVSLQNEAADAAAPDYARPLFARVDGDVLRYGAASAEVLAACGGYAGDIVAVEHPAGPLFAVSCSVAGTLALWRADGAFVGQLPTPGVCALTVAGGGLVATGDGGDLWQVAAASAQPRGHWPHPFAFDNHARPA is encoded by the coding sequence ATGGCGATTGACCTCGTCCGCCGCCGCCTGCTCGGCGCCGTGCCCGCCGGCCTGCTGCTCGCGCAGCTCGCCGCGCCGGCCCGTGCCGCGCTGGCCGGCGCCGAACCCGCGCTGCTCACCTGCTGGGCGGATTCGCCCGAGCGTCCGCGGCGCTTCTTCGCCGGGCGCAGCGACGCGCTCGCCAGCGCGCTGGAGCTGCCTGCGCGCGGCCACGACCTGGCCTGGCATCCGTCCGGCGACGGCTCCGCGGTGGTCGCCGCGCGCCGCCCGGGCCGTTTCCTGATGCGCTGGCAGGTCGCCAGCGGCCGTCCGCTCGCCGAGTTCGACGTCTATGACGCCGACGAGGACATCCGCCTGGAAGGGCACCTGGCCTTCAGCCGCGACGGCCGCCTGCTGTTCGCCACCGAGAGCGAGCTGATCGATGGCCAGGGCAGGGTGGGCGTTTACGACGCGCACACCCTGGAACGCCTGGCCGCCTGGCCGACCGGCGGCATCGGCCCGCACGCCGTGCAGCAACTCGCCGACGGGCGCATCGCGGTGGCCAACGGCGGCATCCTCACGCTGCCGGAAACCGGACGCCTGAAGCGCAACCTCGACAGCATGGACCCCTCGCTGGCGCTGCTCGACCCGGCCGACGGCCGCCTGCTCGCCCACTACCGCCTGCCCGACCCGTGGATGAGCGTGCGCCACATCGCCCAGGCCGCCGACGGCCGCATCGCGGTATCGCTGCAGAACGAGGCCGCCGACGCCGCCGCGCCGGACTACGCCCGCCCGCTGTTCGCCCGCGTCGATGGCGACGTGCTGCGTTACGGCGCGGCCTCCGCAGAAGTGCTGGCCGCCTGCGGCGGCTACGCCGGCGACATCGTCGCGGTCGAGCATCCGGCTGGCCCGCTGTTCGCGGTGAGCTGCAGCGTCGCCGGCACGCTCGCGCTGTGGCGGGCGGACGGCGCCTTCGTCGGCCAGCTGCCCACGCCCGGCGTGTGCGCACTGACGGTGGCCGGGGGCGGCCTGGTCGCCACGGGCGACGGCGGCGACCTGTGGCAGGTGGCCGCCGCCAGCGCGCAGCCGCGCGGCCACTGGCCGCATCCCTTCGCCTTCGACAACCACGCCCGTCCCGCCTGA
- a CDS encoding cache domain-containing protein, producing MSRSLLRALLSCFTLLSLLAGGPAAAAERLSERWDEKRAAALLERAAQHLAAGGEAALADFSRQGEFVDRDLYVYALAPDGRFLASGGSSAALIGQNVSGRTDSAGKAFFREILDTAARDGAGRVEYRWLNPAENREEPKVTLFRKVGDYIVAVGFYTPRASAAQAREMLARASGALAQDRAAALDAFQAVGGAFIQDDLYVFVVAADDGRFLAHGASPALVGRDARELRDPRGKPIISDMLNIARSKGEGQLEYAWRNPLTGKVESKTTFFRMVEGMLVGVGYYTR from the coding sequence ATGTCCCGTTCGCTGCTGCGAGCCCTGCTGTCCTGCTTCACCCTGCTGTCCCTGTTGGCCGGTGGCCCTGCCGCCGCGGCGGAGCGCCTGTCCGAGCGCTGGGACGAAAAGCGTGCCGCAGCCTTGCTCGAACGCGCTGCGCAGCACCTTGCCGCCGGTGGCGAGGCGGCCCTGGCGGATTTCTCCCGGCAGGGCGAATTCGTCGACCGTGATCTCTATGTTTACGCGCTGGCGCCGGACGGCCGCTTTCTTGCCAGCGGCGGCTCCTCGGCCGCGCTGATCGGGCAGAACGTCTCCGGGCGTACCGATTCGGCCGGCAAGGCCTTCTTCCGCGAGATCCTCGACACGGCCGCGCGCGACGGCGCCGGGCGGGTGGAGTACCGCTGGCTGAATCCGGCCGAGAACCGCGAGGAACCCAAGGTGACGCTGTTCCGCAAGGTGGGCGACTACATCGTCGCGGTCGGCTTCTACACCCCGCGCGCCAGCGCCGCGCAGGCGCGCGAGATGCTGGCGCGGGCCTCCGGCGCGCTGGCGCAGGACCGGGCGGCCGCGCTCGACGCCTTCCAGGCGGTCGGCGGCGCGTTCATCCAGGACGACCTCTACGTCTTCGTGGTCGCCGCGGACGACGGCCGCTTCCTCGCCCACGGCGCCAGTCCCGCGCTGGTCGGTCGCGATGCGCGCGAACTGCGTGACCCCAGGGGCAAGCCGATCATCTCGGACATGCTCAACATCGCCCGCAGCAAGGGCGAAGGCCAGCTCGAGTACGCCTGGCGCAACCCGCTCACCGGCAAGGTCGAGAGCAAGACCACCTTCTTCCGCATGGTCGAGGGCATGCTGGTGGGCGTGGGCTACTACACCCGCTGA
- a CDS encoding ferredoxin reductase family protein — protein MNAVAGVSVVSPANRLAAPALLLALAAGCVAWAWPAGLDGWRALAIVSAWAGSGLLAGSLLLMVREPRLAALFGGLDAQYRWHHRGGVLAYALLLIHPLALAGAGWQESPAVAWLALAPWAHHWPVWLGWAGLVLLMIGLAATFSAHLPYRRWRALHYLAGAGVLAGLGHVAALLAQLGPLWLLLPASVLAIAWRLLGADLGLAARPYRVRSVTHPAARMVEAVLEPCGPRMAVAPGQFVFAAFGDGAHFRGCREFHPFTVSGVGDDGTLAVGIKALGPCSTHVQALESGVTVRLEGPFGRFLADRAKSPQLWLAGGVGITPFIAALRAGPLAQPTVLIYLFRGAQDAAYLEELQTLAGADPQLALLAEAADGPPPLADLLGRVPQLAGRAVQLCGPAPLIDAARSELAARGVPPGAIHFELFDFR, from the coding sequence ATGAACGCGGTCGCCGGGGTGTCCGTCGTGTCCCCGGCAAACCGTCTGGCCGCCCCCGCATTGCTCCTCGCGCTGGCCGCCGGCTGTGTGGCCTGGGCCTGGCCGGCGGGGCTGGACGGCTGGCGCGCACTGGCCATTGTCAGCGCCTGGGCCGGCAGCGGCCTGCTGGCCGGCAGCCTGTTGCTGATGGTGCGCGAGCCGCGCCTTGCGGCGCTGTTCGGCGGGCTGGATGCGCAGTACCGCTGGCACCATCGCGGCGGTGTGCTCGCCTATGCGCTGCTGCTCATCCACCCGCTCGCGCTGGCCGGTGCCGGCTGGCAGGAGTCGCCCGCGGTGGCCTGGCTGGCGCTCGCCCCGTGGGCGCATCACTGGCCGGTGTGGCTGGGGTGGGCGGGGCTGGTACTGCTGATGATCGGCCTGGCCGCCACCTTCAGCGCGCATCTGCCCTACCGCCGCTGGCGGGCGCTGCATTACCTGGCCGGGGCCGGGGTGCTCGCCGGGCTGGGGCACGTGGCCGCGCTGCTGGCGCAGCTGGGGCCGTTGTGGTTGCTGCTGCCGGCCAGCGTGCTGGCAATCGCCTGGCGGCTGCTGGGCGCGGATCTCGGCCTGGCGGCTCGCCCCTACCGGGTGCGCAGCGTCACCCATCCGGCGGCGCGCATGGTCGAGGCGGTGCTCGAACCCTGCGGGCCGCGCATGGCGGTGGCGCCGGGGCAGTTCGTCTTTGCCGCCTTCGGCGACGGCGCGCATTTCCGCGGTTGCCGCGAGTTCCATCCGTTCACGGTCAGCGGGGTCGGCGACGACGGTACGCTGGCTGTGGGCATCAAGGCCCTGGGACCGTGTTCGACCCATGTCCAGGCGCTGGAGTCCGGCGTCACCGTGCGCCTGGAAGGGCCCTTCGGGCGCTTTCTCGCCGACCGCGCCAAGTCTCCGCAGCTGTGGCTGGCCGGCGGGGTAGGCATCACGCCCTTCATCGCCGCGCTGCGCGCCGGGCCGCTCGCGCAGCCGACCGTGCTGATCTACCTGTTCCGCGGGGCACAGGATGCCGCCTACCTGGAGGAGTTGCAGACCCTCGCCGGCGCCGACCCGCAGCTCGCCCTGCTCGCCGAAGCCGCCGACGGGCCGCCGCCGCTGGCGGATCTGCTCGGCCGCGTGCCGCAACTGGCCGGGCGCGCGGTGCAGTTGTGCGGCCCAGCGCCGCTGATCGACGCCGCCCGCAGTGAGCTCGCCGCCCGCGGCGTGCCGCCCGGCGCCATCCACTTCGAACTGTTCGACTTCCGCTGA
- a CDS encoding LysE family translocator, producing MLSIEQFAGFLLAAVLLTAAPGPDNMMVLSIGMSKGRRQGIVFGLGCALGCLSHTVLAVAGVSALIATSAEAFTALRICGGLYLLWLGVSALRNAGPAGVAAVQGGTQTLGRLFLKGVFANAINPKVVLFFLSFLPQFVVPEQGSPGLQMALLGVAFTVQAAVLFGLLGYFSGTVGQWLKRRPGVGTLLDRVAGAVFIALGLRLLVNR from the coding sequence ATGCTCTCGATCGAACAGTTCGCCGGATTCCTGCTCGCCGCGGTGCTGCTGACCGCCGCGCCGGGGCCGGACAACATGATGGTGCTGAGCATCGGCATGTCGAAAGGTCGCAGGCAGGGCATCGTCTTCGGACTCGGCTGCGCCCTCGGCTGTCTAAGCCATACCGTGCTGGCAGTGGCCGGGGTGAGCGCGCTGATCGCCACCTCCGCCGAAGCCTTCACCGCGCTGAGGATCTGCGGCGGGCTCTACCTGCTGTGGCTCGGCGTCAGCGCGCTGCGCAATGCCGGGCCAGCGGGTGTCGCGGCGGTGCAGGGCGGCACGCAGACGCTGGGCAGGCTGTTCCTCAAGGGCGTGTTTGCCAACGCCATCAACCCCAAGGTGGTCCTCTTCTTCCTGTCCTTCCTGCCGCAGTTCGTGGTGCCGGAACAGGGCAGCCCGGGCCTGCAGATGGCACTGCTGGGCGTGGCCTTCACCGTGCAAGCGGCGGTGCTCTTCGGGCTGCTCGGCTACTTCTCCGGCACCGTGGGACAGTGGCTCAAGCGCCGCCCGGGCGTCGGTACGCTGCTGGACCGCGTGGCCGGCGCGGTCTTCATCGCGCTCGGCCTCAGGCTGCTGGTGAACCGCTAG
- a CDS encoding cytochrome b5 domain-containing protein, whose amino-acid sequence MRRLFAVATLSFWFAVAALWLAAWLSPAEEAPQVVASGEPRYVAAEVARHDRAEDCWMIIDGVVYDLTAYLPEHPSRPDVIEAWCGREASEAYRSKMRGRAHSPYADGLLPGYRIGVAAVDAVSTP is encoded by the coding sequence ATGCGCCGCCTGTTCGCCGTCGCCACCCTGTCCTTCTGGTTCGCCGTCGCTGCGCTGTGGCTGGCCGCCTGGCTGTCGCCGGCGGAGGAGGCGCCGCAAGTGGTGGCGAGCGGCGAGCCGCGCTACGTCGCCGCCGAGGTGGCGCGCCACGACCGCGCGGAGGACTGCTGGATGATCATCGACGGGGTGGTGTACGACCTCACCGCCTATCTGCCGGAACACCCTTCCCGGCCGGACGTCATCGAGGCCTGGTGCGGGCGCGAGGCGAGCGAGGCCTACCGCAGCAAGATGCGCGGCCGTGCGCATTCGCCCTACGCCGACGGCCTGCTGCCGGGCTATCGCATCGGCGTGGCCGCCGTGGATGCTGTGAGCACGCCCTAG